A stretch of Nitrospira sp. DNA encodes these proteins:
- a CDS encoding MTH1187 family thiamine-binding protein codes for MVLLEFSMSPLGKGESVGKYVARSLDIIDKSGVDYRLNPMGTVLEGEWDEVFGVVKKCYERMRKDCGRISCTIKVDYRKAAKGRLSSKVASIEKQLKRRVKQ; via the coding sequence ATGGTCTTACTTGAATTCAGCATGTCCCCGTTGGGCAAAGGGGAGAGTGTCGGGAAGTATGTTGCCCGGTCGCTCGACATTATCGACAAGAGCGGTGTGGACTATCGGCTCAATCCGATGGGCACCGTGCTGGAAGGGGAATGGGACGAAGTCTTCGGGGTCGTGAAGAAGTGTTACGAACGGATGCGCAAGGATTGTGGACGCATTTCCTGCACGATCAAGGTCGACTATCGCAAGGCGGCAAAAGGCCGGCTCTCCAGCAAGGTGGCCAGCATCGAGAAGCAACTCAAGCGCCGGGTGAAGCAGTAA
- a CDS encoding ATP-binding protein translates to MPIQSLDGIEPAVLPSIELLPKERRILDRPFMEFRPFGLDEQGQTIRDLSGMSIRAVILDLEKTLTRERGDGAGPEAVDELCVLLNQRIKDSVYHVTPEFLKNPWNSYSYEFAAYLYEFCELLTGDPNFIFAGGMEKMSPIIQVLARPFSLEQIYGMFPYFGNKFASGSVECRVVDVTPGSATLAMRFSDRTLRQFGPFRRRCTYLVCQSAQGIFAAVPARVHGLPPATLTNLSCVSNDDDWCRWLIRWQSDGPARWGRASQTLAALPVPSGAAPREAVADESRLGLLQREPAWDGWGNSGSRRESHWILWSGLIGVCLAGGLRLLLPAMGPAEMALAGLSPVIAAGWLMQRRLRKESRQRESLIREQIAFVESRHEELREAYLGQEQTRVELRRKVTQLTALHQAGLLFSATLDRDTLLERVLETLTHDLHYDRAMVSMFDPLRSVIRHVRVIGASDEVLAYSHDCEVPVTDRNSPEGMAVLQGLPLLIADIQTVWQELHPINRRLAELSRTKSLIIVPLKAKDHILGILTVDRTHEPSLTKDDLELMTTLANQVAIALDNAAAYQQIEEWNVGLELKIRERTEALEQADRLRSQFLSHVSHELRTPLTSIKGFVQNLLDGLTGPLNEKQRRYLFRMLDNSDRLIRMIEDLLDRTRIEAGRLEVHPVDVDLESCLTDAIEQLRPLASAKRQRLGLSARDTRIEVWADRDRLIQVAVNLIQNAVKYTPEDGEITVAIESSSPRFVRILVRDTGPGIPTEDLDKIFDPFFRVQQGQRSGPKGLGLGLSIVKTLVELQGGSVSAKNWPAGGAEVSFTLPLRSTIPSSSPSLPAAERRVLVADDDPDIRQWLFDRLKASGYHPEAATDGEDVLVAVQSIGYAGVLLDIGLGRIDGLAVLKEIRLQNPEIPILIMTASGSQELAVQAIGMGAQAYLLKPFEAGELHAVMERWFQ, encoded by the coding sequence ATGCCTATTCAGTCATTGGACGGTATCGAACCGGCAGTGCTGCCGTCGATCGAGTTATTGCCAAAGGAACGCAGAATCCTTGACCGGCCGTTCATGGAATTTCGCCCGTTCGGGTTGGACGAGCAAGGCCAGACGATCAGGGATTTGAGCGGCATGAGCATTCGGGCGGTCATTCTCGATCTGGAGAAGACGCTGACTCGTGAACGGGGGGACGGCGCAGGCCCGGAGGCCGTCGACGAATTGTGCGTGCTGTTGAATCAGCGCATCAAAGATTCCGTCTACCATGTCACGCCGGAGTTTCTGAAGAACCCCTGGAATAGCTACTCCTACGAATTTGCCGCCTACCTCTACGAGTTCTGCGAATTATTGACCGGCGACCCGAACTTCATCTTCGCGGGCGGGATGGAAAAAATGTCGCCGATCATTCAGGTGTTGGCGCGACCCTTCTCGCTCGAACAGATCTACGGCATGTTTCCCTATTTCGGCAACAAGTTTGCCTCAGGTTCGGTCGAATGCCGGGTGGTCGACGTGACGCCGGGTTCCGCCACGCTCGCCATGCGCTTTTCCGACCGGACGCTTCGCCAGTTCGGGCCATTCAGGCGGCGGTGCACCTATCTGGTCTGTCAGTCCGCCCAGGGCATTTTCGCGGCGGTTCCGGCGCGCGTGCATGGACTGCCTCCGGCGACGTTGACGAATCTGTCGTGCGTCTCCAACGACGATGACTGGTGCCGATGGCTGATTCGATGGCAGAGCGACGGGCCGGCGCGATGGGGACGGGCGTCTCAGACGCTGGCGGCATTGCCGGTGCCGTCCGGGGCGGCTCCGCGTGAGGCCGTTGCGGATGAGTCCAGGCTGGGTCTCTTGCAGCGCGAACCGGCGTGGGATGGCTGGGGCAACTCAGGCTCCCGGCGCGAGTCGCACTGGATTCTGTGGAGCGGGTTGATCGGGGTGTGCCTTGCGGGAGGACTGCGCCTTCTGCTCCCCGCCATGGGGCCGGCTGAGATGGCGCTTGCCGGATTGAGTCCGGTCATCGCGGCCGGATGGCTGATGCAGCGCCGTCTGCGGAAGGAAAGCCGACAGCGGGAATCGCTTATTCGGGAACAGATCGCCTTCGTCGAATCGCGGCATGAGGAATTGCGCGAGGCCTATTTAGGGCAGGAGCAGACGCGGGTCGAGTTGCGACGGAAGGTGACGCAACTGACGGCCCTGCATCAAGCCGGACTCCTGTTCAGCGCGACGTTGGATCGCGATACGCTGCTTGAGCGTGTCCTGGAAACACTCACGCACGACTTGCATTACGACCGTGCCATGGTCTCGATGTTCGATCCCTTGCGCAGTGTGATTCGGCATGTGCGCGTGATCGGAGCGTCCGATGAAGTCTTGGCCTACTCGCATGATTGTGAGGTGCCGGTGACGGACCGGAACAGCCCTGAGGGGATGGCGGTCCTGCAAGGTCTTCCGCTGTTGATTGCGGATATCCAAACGGTCTGGCAGGAGCTCCATCCGATAAATCGACGGCTCGCGGAACTGAGCCGGACGAAGTCCCTGATCATCGTCCCGCTGAAAGCCAAAGACCACATTCTGGGGATCCTGACGGTCGATAGGACGCATGAGCCGAGTTTGACGAAGGACGACCTTGAGCTGATGACCACGCTGGCGAATCAGGTGGCCATCGCGCTCGATAATGCGGCGGCCTATCAGCAGATCGAGGAATGGAACGTCGGATTGGAGTTGAAGATTCGGGAGCGGACCGAGGCGCTGGAGCAGGCCGACCGGCTGCGGTCGCAGTTTCTCTCGCATGTCTCGCACGAGCTGCGCACCCCGCTGACCTCCATCAAGGGGTTTGTGCAAAATCTCTTGGATGGACTCACCGGTCCGCTGAACGAGAAGCAACGGCGGTATCTGTTCCGCATGCTGGATAATTCCGACCGGCTGATCCGGATGATTGAAGATCTTTTGGATCGGACCCGGATCGAGGCCGGCCGGTTGGAAGTTCATCCTGTCGATGTGGATCTGGAATCCTGTTTGACGGACGCGATTGAGCAACTGCGCCCGCTGGCCTCCGCCAAGCGGCAGCGGCTGGGCCTCAGTGCGCGCGATACCCGCATCGAGGTGTGGGCCGACCGCGATCGATTGATTCAGGTGGCGGTGAATCTGATCCAGAATGCCGTCAAGTATACGCCGGAGGACGGTGAGATCACGGTGGCGATCGAATCATCCAGCCCGCGGTTCGTCCGCATTCTGGTCAGGGACACGGGGCCGGGGATTCCGACAGAGGATCTCGATAAAATCTTCGATCCGTTTTTTCGTGTGCAGCAGGGGCAGCGGAGCGGCCCGAAGGGGCTCGGGTTGGGGCTCTCCATCGTCAAAACGCTGGTCGAGCTGCAAGGGGGAAGCGTCTCGGCCAAAAACTGGCCGGCAGGGGGAGCCGAAGTCTCGTTTACGTTGCCTCTCCGATCGACGATCCCATCGTCTTCGCCCAGCCTGCCGGCTGCAGAGCGGCGCGTGCTGGTCGCCGACGACGATCCGGACATTCGGCAGTGGCTGTTCGACCGGTTGAAGGCCAGCGGATATCACCCGGAGGCCGCGACGGACGGGGAGGACGTGCTTGTTGCGGTCCAGTCGATCGGCTATGCCGGTGTCCTTCTCGATATCGGTTTGGGACGGATTGATGGATTGGCCGTCCTGAAAGAGATTCGATTGCAGAATCCCGAAATCCCGATCCTCATCATGACGGCGTCGGGCTCCCAGGAACTGGCGGTCCAGGCGATCGGGATGGGTGCGCAGGCGTATTTGCTCAAGCCGTTTGAGGCCGGTGAGTTGCACGCGGTCATGGAGCGGTGGTTTCAATAA
- a CDS encoding (2Fe-2S) ferredoxin domain-containing protein — MPKPKHHILVCTNSRPPGHPKPSCGSAGAAQLLMAFNMGLMQRGVQPGQVLVSGTGCLGPCEQGPTVVVYPDNTWYSKVTEADVATILDEHIIKGTPAAKLNPDAAWK, encoded by the coding sequence ATGCCAAAGCCAAAGCATCATATTCTCGTCTGCACCAACTCCCGTCCTCCGGGACACCCCAAGCCCTCCTGCGGCAGCGCCGGAGCCGCGCAGCTGCTCATGGCCTTCAACATGGGGCTCATGCAACGCGGCGTGCAACCGGGGCAGGTCCTCGTGAGCGGCACCGGATGCCTGGGCCCCTGCGAACAGGGCCCGACCGTGGTTGTGTACCCCGACAACACCTGGTACTCGAAGGTGACGGAAGCCGATGTCGCCACCATCCTCGATGAACACATCATCAAGGGAACGCCGGCCGCGAAACTGAATCCGGACGCGGCCTGGAAATAA
- a CDS encoding CBS domain-containing protein: MSTVSKIMSKHPKTVGPAVSIVSAAKKMRTARVGSLLVKKGKQLVGIVTDTDIVRRAVATSKPLGKLTVEKIMTAPLCTIEGSESIDDAQEMMGDLGVRHLAVTKGGEIVGVVSVRDVMLSYRKYAQSNISTEIRYSEPKIGQD, encoded by the coding sequence ATGTCTACCGTATCCAAGATCATGAGCAAACATCCCAAAACCGTCGGGCCGGCGGTGTCGATCGTAAGTGCGGCCAAGAAAATGCGGACGGCCCGAGTCGGGTCGTTGCTGGTGAAGAAGGGCAAGCAGTTGGTGGGCATTGTGACGGATACGGATATTGTCCGCCGGGCAGTGGCCACGAGTAAGCCGCTCGGGAAGCTGACAGTCGAGAAGATTATGACAGCGCCCCTGTGCACGATCGAGGGGAGTGAGTCGATAGACGATGCTCAGGAAATGATGGGCGACCTGGGTGTGCGCCACCTGGCCGTGACCAAGGGCGGGGAGATTGTCGGCGTGGTCTCGGTGCGGGATGTGATGTTGTCGTACCGGAAGTATGCGCAGTCGAACATCTCGACGGAAATCCGTTATTCGGAACCGAAGATCGGGCAGGACTGA
- a CDS encoding MogA/MoaB family molybdenum cofactor biosynthesis protein, with amino-acid sequence MASATHHEHKHHAPRSIGCMVITCSDTRTPETDTSGQLIQKLLKEQGHNIAAYHLVKDEPAQITARITEGIANEAVQAIIVNGGTGISRRDSTFEAVDAMLEKRLDGFGEVFRYLTYQEIGSPAIMSRATAGIIKGRVLFSTPGSENAVRLAMEKLILPELGHLVKELTK; translated from the coding sequence ATGGCCAGCGCGACCCATCATGAACACAAACACCATGCACCCAGAAGTATCGGGTGCATGGTCATCACCTGCAGCGACACCCGCACGCCTGAAACGGACACGAGCGGCCAGCTCATCCAAAAGCTGCTGAAGGAACAGGGACACAATATCGCCGCCTACCATCTGGTGAAAGACGAGCCGGCCCAGATCACCGCGCGGATCACCGAAGGCATCGCCAACGAAGCCGTCCAGGCCATCATCGTCAACGGCGGGACCGGGATCTCTCGGCGGGATTCGACCTTTGAAGCGGTCGATGCGATGCTGGAAAAACGGTTGGATGGATTCGGCGAAGTCTTTCGCTATCTGACCTATCAAGAAATCGGTTCACCGGCCATCATGAGCCGGGCCACCGCCGGCATCATCAAAGGCCGCGTCCTCTTCTCCACCCCAGGCTCAGAAAACGCCGTCCGCCTGGCGATGGAAAAGCTGATCCTTCCAGAACTCGGGCATCTCGTCAAAGAACTCACGAAATAG
- a CDS encoding bifunctional precorrin-2 dehydrogenase/sirohydrochlorin ferrochelatase, which produces MAPNPGFPLVLDVKGFSVLVIGGDEEAADKSQRLLESGARVTVISPTLHETLKLLAASAKVIHRGRHFRETDLEHTILVLNTIRGDRDFARMLLAKAREKGFLLWSVDMPELSSVTMPAVVAVGHARVAISSSGVAPALSGFMKEDLERILDSEFSAFVDWLGHLREQAKANEPDADKRRALLREALDGFRLLGKVQYPKVWQEERARQTAAGAAAPAAKTT; this is translated from the coding sequence ATGGCTCCCAATCCTGGTTTTCCCTTGGTGCTTGATGTGAAGGGCTTTTCCGTCCTGGTGATCGGCGGCGACGAAGAAGCGGCGGACAAGTCGCAGCGGTTGCTTGAGTCCGGCGCCCGGGTGACGGTGATCAGTCCGACACTGCATGAAACGTTGAAACTGTTGGCCGCGTCCGCGAAGGTCATTCATCGCGGCCGGCATTTCCGCGAGACCGATCTGGAGCATACGATACTGGTGCTGAATACGATCCGTGGAGATCGGGATTTTGCCCGAATGTTGCTGGCGAAGGCTCGGGAAAAGGGATTTCTCCTGTGGTCGGTGGACATGCCGGAGCTGTCTAGTGTCACGATGCCGGCGGTGGTGGCGGTCGGGCATGCCCGGGTCGCGATCAGCAGCAGCGGGGTGGCCCCGGCGTTGTCGGGATTCATGAAGGAAGACCTGGAGCGTATTCTCGATAGCGAGTTTTCGGCCTTTGTCGATTGGCTCGGTCATCTCCGCGAGCAGGCGAAGGCGAACGAGCCCGATGCGGACAAGCGGCGCGCGTTACTGCGCGAAGCGCTGGACGGATTTCGTCTCTTGGGCAAAGTGCAATATCCGAAAGTCTGGCAGGAAGAGCGCGCCCGTCAGACGGCCGCGGGGGCGGCGGCACCGGCTGCCAAAACCACATAA
- the frr gene encoding ribosome recycling factor yields MSNAAAVKQTLTTHMDNAVEHLKRDLAGLRTGRASVALLDGIRVDYYGTMTPLKQIANISTPEARLITIQPWEPQLIKEIEKSLANSGLGVNPSNDGKMIRVPLPPLTEERRKELTKICKKHGEDTKVQIRGFRRDANEELKKLQKDAKLTEDELRKGEQETQKLTEQYGQKIDDVIKKKEQEIMEV; encoded by the coding sequence ATGTCGAACGCAGCTGCAGTCAAGCAAACCCTGACGACCCACATGGACAATGCCGTGGAACACCTCAAGCGGGACCTTGCCGGTCTCCGCACAGGCCGGGCCTCGGTGGCGCTCCTGGATGGCATTCGGGTCGATTACTATGGCACCATGACACCGCTCAAACAGATCGCCAACATTTCGACCCCGGAAGCGCGGCTCATTACGATTCAGCCCTGGGAACCTCAATTGATTAAAGAGATTGAAAAATCCCTGGCGAATTCCGGACTGGGGGTGAACCCTTCAAACGACGGCAAAATGATTCGGGTTCCCCTTCCCCCGCTGACCGAAGAGCGCCGCAAGGAATTGACGAAGATCTGCAAGAAACACGGCGAAGACACCAAAGTGCAGATCCGCGGTTTCCGGCGCGATGCGAACGAAGAGTTGAAGAAGCTCCAAAAAGATGCGAAGTTGACCGAAGACGAACTGCGCAAGGGAGAGCAGGAAACCCAGAAGCTCACCGAGCAGTACGGGCAGAAAATCGACGACGTGATCAAGAAAAAGGAACAGGAGATCATGGAAGTCTGA
- the alr gene encoding alanine racemase gives MPTISTSSPTYATVDLSALIHNLTQLRRLLSPGCEIMAVVKANAYGHGAVEVARSLVAQGVTRVAVVSLDEGIALRSAGITVPIVMLGPLFAEQLHDIIAHRLTPVLSDRALLPTLAQATASLATPYPIHLKVETGMGRLGLATDELLNLIDSGPLPASLRIEGLMTHFADSDGPTTGQTEQQLALFQDVVNGITARGLSIPLIHAANSGAAVRYPRSHYSLIRPGIMLYGYHTLPKSIPAPDLKPVLTLRTCIAQLRAIPTGGTISYNATFVAKRPTRVAVLPIGYADGFNRRLSNRGDVLVHGRRAKVIGLVCMDMVMIDVTEIPDAAVGDEVILIGRQGTDQITAADLAEWTGTIAYETLCAIGPRIPRRYQNS, from the coding sequence GTGCCGACCATTTCTACATCCTCTCCGACCTACGCCACCGTCGACCTCTCCGCCCTGATCCATAATCTGACACAGTTGCGCCGTCTCCTCTCGCCCGGATGCGAGATCATGGCGGTCGTCAAGGCCAATGCCTACGGCCACGGCGCCGTCGAGGTTGCGCGATCACTCGTCGCACAGGGAGTCACGCGTGTCGCCGTCGTCTCGCTCGACGAGGGCATCGCCCTCCGATCGGCCGGGATCACCGTTCCTATTGTGATGCTTGGGCCTCTGTTCGCAGAACAGCTCCACGACATCATCGCCCACCGGCTCACGCCCGTCCTGAGCGATCGTGCGTTGCTCCCGACTCTGGCGCAGGCCACGGCCTCGCTCGCGACCCCCTACCCGATTCACCTCAAAGTGGAAACAGGCATGGGCCGTCTCGGACTGGCTACGGACGAGCTGTTAAACCTCATCGACTCAGGCCCATTGCCGGCTTCGCTCAGGATCGAAGGACTGATGACTCACTTTGCCGATTCCGACGGACCCACGACCGGCCAAACTGAGCAACAACTCGCGCTCTTTCAGGACGTCGTGAATGGCATCACGGCCCGTGGCCTTTCTATCCCGCTGATTCATGCCGCGAATAGCGGTGCCGCCGTTCGCTATCCGCGCTCGCACTATTCGCTGATTCGACCAGGCATCATGCTCTACGGCTATCACACCTTGCCGAAATCGATCCCGGCACCCGACCTCAAACCGGTCTTGACCCTACGGACTTGCATCGCACAACTGCGCGCCATCCCAACCGGCGGCACCATCAGCTATAACGCGACCTTCGTGGCAAAACGGCCGACCCGTGTGGCCGTGCTCCCGATCGGCTATGCCGATGGATTCAACCGACGGCTGTCCAATCGAGGAGACGTCCTCGTGCACGGGCGGCGCGCCAAGGTCATCGGCTTGGTCTGCATGGATATGGTGATGATTGATGTGACGGAGATCCCGGACGCTGCCGTTGGGGACGAGGTCATCCTGATCGGCCGTCAGGGAACCGATCAGATTACGGCTGCAGATCTGGCCGAATGGACCGGCACGATCGCCTACGAAACGCTGTGCGCGATCGGCCCACGCATCCCACGCCGCTATCAGAATTCCTAG
- a CDS encoding outer membrane protein transport protein: protein MITAGRRCGRSLLAGMVVGGVLLSIWFSPPASAQVPRIQGQGTSASGQGNAFAAQADDPSALHYNPAGMTQLRGVQIMAGGLLTGGTTSFTGASGANATGTRDGSLAWPAPGHLFITANLGDLGATILSGLTVGIGVTSPLGSVSRYPDNGPQRFKAVFSAMPLLDIKPTIAYQVTPDLSLGLGADIYTFSDMLGEGHFEKQFITPPGSPAVFGTAGSRAELYGKGTAVGFNASLLYTALRNADGKPVANIGMVYRNQVPLPLRGGILANGVKTSDASTTFVLPQVISGAIAIWPTRTAEREWKLELDVDYVGWKSVRSLDIYLANGAVIPQPQNWRGTYTVMIGTEYRWLKLESLPEWEMAVRAGYTNSPTQVPDLTFDPAVPSADVHIPSVGFGLVCKEGGTMLGIRCGDFGFGPIKPKAVGFDLSYQASFYEQRTVSCGCALATAVNGLYRTAFHTGGISLRVNF, encoded by the coding sequence TTGATCACAGCGGGACGGAGATGCGGACGATCGTTGCTGGCCGGTATGGTCGTGGGGGGTGTCCTTCTATCGATCTGGTTCTCCCCTCCAGCGTCGGCTCAGGTGCCGAGGATCCAGGGGCAGGGGACGTCCGCGTCCGGACAAGGAAACGCGTTCGCGGCTCAGGCGGACGATCCGTCGGCGTTGCACTACAACCCCGCGGGCATGACACAGCTGCGCGGCGTGCAGATCATGGCCGGAGGATTGCTGACCGGGGGGACCACCAGTTTCACCGGCGCCTCCGGTGCCAATGCCACCGGTACTCGCGACGGGAGCCTGGCATGGCCGGCTCCGGGGCACCTGTTCATTACGGCGAATCTGGGCGACCTTGGAGCGACGATTTTGAGTGGATTGACCGTCGGGATCGGCGTGACGTCGCCACTCGGCTCAGTCAGCCGGTATCCGGACAACGGCCCACAACGGTTTAAAGCCGTCTTCTCTGCGATGCCGCTGCTCGATATCAAGCCCACGATTGCCTATCAAGTCACGCCGGACTTGTCGCTGGGGCTCGGCGCCGATATCTATACATTTTCAGACATGCTGGGCGAAGGGCATTTTGAGAAGCAATTCATCACCCCGCCAGGGTCGCCTGCCGTGTTTGGTACCGCCGGATCGAGAGCGGAGCTCTATGGGAAGGGAACGGCTGTTGGCTTCAATGCCAGTCTCCTGTATACGGCGTTGCGCAACGCCGACGGAAAGCCGGTTGCCAATATCGGTATGGTCTACCGGAATCAGGTCCCCTTGCCCTTGCGCGGCGGGATTCTGGCCAACGGCGTGAAGACGTCGGATGCCTCGACCACGTTTGTCTTGCCGCAAGTCATCTCCGGTGCGATTGCGATCTGGCCGACGAGAACAGCCGAACGCGAGTGGAAGCTTGAACTGGATGTGGATTATGTCGGGTGGAAATCAGTCAGGAGCTTGGATATTTATCTTGCCAACGGGGCGGTCATTCCTCAGCCGCAAAACTGGCGCGGCACCTACACCGTGATGATCGGGACCGAGTATCGCTGGCTGAAGTTGGAATCGTTGCCGGAGTGGGAAATGGCCGTTCGCGCCGGCTATACCAATTCGCCGACGCAGGTGCCTGACTTGACCTTCGATCCGGCGGTGCCGTCGGCGGATGTCCACATTCCTTCAGTCGGATTCGGCCTGGTGTGTAAGGAAGGGGGCACGATGTTGGGGATTCGTTGCGGCGATTTCGGGTTCGGCCCGATCAAGCCCAAGGCCGTGGGATTCGACCTGTCCTATCAGGCCTCTTTCTACGAACAGCGGACGGTGAGTTGCGGATGCGCCCTGGCGACAGCGGTCAATGGACTTTATCGGACGGCCTTCCATACCGGCGGGATCTCACTGCGCGTGAATTTCTAG
- a CDS encoding non-heme iron oxygenase ferredoxin subunit — protein MNEFVTVAALTDVPPGSTKTVDVSGIWIALCNVDGTLYAVDNTCPHAGGPLGDGKLKEGIIECPWHEWKFDLRTGQRVNNPNFTVACCDVRVVDGQIQIRLPEDLT, from the coding sequence ATGAATGAATTCGTTACCGTGGCCGCGCTCACCGACGTGCCTCCGGGATCAACAAAGACGGTGGACGTCAGCGGCATCTGGATCGCGCTCTGCAATGTCGACGGGACGCTCTATGCGGTCGACAACACCTGCCCGCATGCAGGCGGGCCGCTTGGAGACGGGAAACTGAAGGAGGGCATCATCGAATGCCCCTGGCATGAATGGAAATTCGACCTGCGAACCGGCCAGCGTGTGAACAATCCGAACTTCACGGTGGCCTGCTGCGACGTGCGTGTCGTCGACGGCCAGATTCAGATCAGACTCCCGGAGGACCTGACATAG
- a CDS encoding zinc-binding dehydrogenase: MKAVLFRAHGGPDKLSYEDMPTPTIGPDEVLVKVKACALNHLDIWIRQGNPAYPMPMPHVSGSDVAGVVEQVGAQADHVTVGQRVFISPGISCWKCEQCLAGRDNFCRSYSLLGAMMHGGYAEYVKVPFRNVMPIPENLSFEQAAAFPLVSVTASHMLFAQAGLQHGETVLIMGGGSGVGTMAIQMAKLAGARVITTVGSDDKIPKAVVLGADAVINHTKEKVADRVKLLTEGHGVDVVIEHIGPEVWESCLASLAKGGRLITCGATTGAEVKVDLRYVYSRQYTIKGSYMGTRAELVKVAELMGQKRLISVIDRTYPLQEARAAQEQMLSRKFFGKIVLLV; this comes from the coding sequence ATGAAAGCTGTCTTATTTCGCGCGCATGGTGGACCGGATAAGTTGAGCTATGAAGATATGCCGACGCCGACGATCGGGCCTGATGAGGTGTTGGTCAAGGTCAAAGCCTGCGCGCTGAACCATTTGGATATCTGGATCAGGCAGGGGAATCCGGCTTATCCCATGCCGATGCCGCATGTGTCAGGATCGGACGTGGCGGGCGTCGTGGAGCAAGTCGGCGCACAGGCCGATCACGTGACGGTCGGGCAGCGCGTGTTCATCTCGCCCGGGATCAGCTGTTGGAAGTGCGAACAGTGCCTGGCAGGACGGGACAACTTCTGCCGCTCCTACAGCTTGCTGGGGGCGATGATGCACGGCGGTTATGCCGAGTATGTGAAGGTGCCGTTCCGCAATGTGATGCCGATTCCCGAGAACCTCTCGTTCGAACAGGCGGCGGCGTTCCCGCTCGTCTCGGTGACCGCGTCGCATATGTTGTTTGCCCAGGCCGGTCTCCAACATGGCGAGACGGTGTTGATCATGGGCGGCGGGAGCGGCGTAGGGACCATGGCGATTCAAATGGCCAAGCTCGCCGGCGCACGTGTGATCACAACGGTCGGATCGGATGACAAGATCCCCAAGGCGGTGGTGCTCGGCGCCGATGCGGTCATCAACCATACGAAGGAGAAAGTGGCAGATCGCGTGAAGCTCCTGACCGAAGGCCATGGCGTGGATGTGGTGATCGAGCATATCGGGCCGGAGGTGTGGGAGAGCTGTCTGGCGTCGCTGGCGAAAGGCGGGCGCTTGATTACTTGTGGCGCGACGACCGGTGCTGAGGTGAAGGTGGATCTCCGGTATGTCTATTCCCGCCAGTACACGATCAAGGGCTCCTACATGGGCACGCGGGCAGAACTGGTGAAGGTGGCAGAGTTGATGGGCCAGAAGCGGCTGATTTCTGTCATCGACCGCACGTATCCGCTTCAAGAGGCTCGCGCGGCGCAAGAGCAGATGCTTAGCCGCAAGTTCTTCGGCAAAATCGTCCTGTTGGTGTAA
- a CDS encoding HNH endonuclease, with the protein MEMTLLLNSTYEPLRVVHWQKAIALLWQGKVEVLEVYDREIHGISLSIKLPAVMRLLKLVRLKDSHRAVKFSRINIFTRDGYTCQYCNRKFRTEELTFDHVVPIAKGGKKTWENITTACWRCNNRKSGRTPDEAGMKLKKKPVKPRWSPVITITIGIRNTPESWRDYLYWNMELDADPAET; encoded by the coding sequence ATGGAAATGACTCTCCTGCTCAACTCGACGTACGAACCGCTGCGGGTGGTTCACTGGCAAAAAGCCATTGCCCTTCTGTGGCAAGGCAAAGTCGAAGTCCTCGAAGTCTACGACCGCGAAATCCACGGCATCTCCCTCTCGATCAAACTGCCCGCAGTGATGCGGCTGCTCAAACTGGTGCGCCTGAAAGACAGCCACCGGGCGGTGAAGTTTTCCCGCATCAATATTTTTACGCGCGATGGCTACACCTGCCAATATTGCAACCGGAAATTTCGAACGGAAGAGTTGACCTTCGACCACGTGGTTCCTATTGCCAAGGGCGGGAAGAAGACGTGGGAGAACATCACCACGGCCTGCTGGCGCTGTAACAATCGCAAGAGCGGGCGGACGCCGGACGAAGCCGGGATGAAGTTGAAGAAGAAACCGGTGAAGCCGCGCTGGAGCCCGGTGATTACGATTACGATCGGGATCCGCAACACGCCGGAGAGCTGGCGGGACTATCTTTACTGGAATATGGAGTTGGACGCCGACCCTGCTGAGACGTAG
- a CDS encoding gamma-glutamylcyclotransferase family protein: MKFFLYGDNLNLTQLKRRAPEHQFLYLATLGDHTIKFCRWSAQWRCGLSSIAPSPGEKVWGAVFELTDEDLKIMDEFEQDVPPGAYRHLQVTVLTEAGEKELVTTYAANPIGKFKPKDHYLDWVIKGLKQWKMPEEAVEQWQAYRPS, encoded by the coding sequence ATGAAATTCTTTCTGTACGGAGACAACCTCAATCTGACCCAACTCAAGCGCCGGGCTCCGGAACATCAGTTCCTCTATCTGGCCACGCTGGGCGATCACACCATCAAGTTCTGCCGATGGTCGGCACAGTGGCGTTGCGGACTCTCCAGCATCGCTCCCTCCCCCGGAGAAAAGGTCTGGGGCGCGGTCTTTGAACTGACCGACGAGGACTTGAAGATTATGGATGAGTTTGAGCAGGACGTCCCGCCGGGCGCCTACCGGCACCTGCAGGTGACGGTCTTGACCGAAGCCGGCGAGAAAGAACTCGTGACGACCTACGCCGCCAATCCCATCGGAAAGTTCAAACCCAAAGACCACTACCTCGACTGGGTCATCAAAGGACTCAAACAGTGGAAAATGCCGGAGGAAGCCGTCGAACAGTGGCAAGCCTACCGGCCTTCGTAG